Proteins from one Ipomoea triloba cultivar NCNSP0323 chromosome 1, ASM357664v1 genomic window:
- the LOC116011920 gene encoding B3 domain-containing protein At5g60140-like yields MFDFFVIDSFGCEKIIIEGKEAQVKGLKDNNPQGGNPFLVEFEFNVVPQVQVKKEQDEMDAEEENNDVGSQYHTRSKGKRCIIERGLKRAASPKKGNVGAGENDARTKKRDVSEEENDARAKKRDVSEEENDARAKKRDVSEEVNDARAKKRDVSEEENDARAKKRDVSEEENDASAEKVDASEEKTDASVKKKKDVPDHFGVELFSSGHFTQPKNPYFVTKIRPKRRDDLYIPIEVTRDNNIKLPAKVILWDERDKKYDAYLKTWADGRTWLAGGWRKLCKWNLVQVNDRCICEFVPSLGPELVLKVTIIRRKDFEAAQPN; encoded by the exons ATGTTTGACTTCTTCGTAATTGACTCATTCGGCTGTGAAAAGATAATAATAGAAGGTAAAGAAGCTCAAGTGAAGGGGTTGAAAGATAATAATCCTCAAGGTGGTAACCCTTTTTTGGTGGAGTTTGAATTCAATGTGGTCCCTCAAGTTCAAGTTAAGAAAGAGCAGGATGAGATGGATGCAGAAGAGGAGAACAATGATGTTGGTTCTCAATATCATACACGTTCCAAGGGAAAAAGATGCATTATTGAAC GTGGATTGAAGAGGGCTGCTAGTCCCAAAAAAGGGAATGTTGGTGCGGGGGAAAATGATGCTAGGACAAAGAAAAGGGATGTtagtgaagaagaaaatgatgcaAGGGCAAAGAAAAGGGATGTtagtgaagaagaaaatgatgcaAGGGCAAAGAAAAGGGATGTCAGTGAAGAAGTAAATGATGCAAGGGCAAAGAAAAGAGATGTtagtgaagaagaaaatgatgcTAGGGCAAAGAAAAGGGATGTtagtgaagaagaaaatgatgcTAGTGCAGAAAAAGTGGATGCTAGTGAAGAAAAAACCGATGCCAGTGTGAAAAAGAAGAAGGATGTTCCTGATCATTTTGGAGTAGAGCTTTTCAGCTCAGGACATTTTACTCAACCAAAAAATCCTTATTTCGTGACCAAAATTAGGCCAAAAAGGCGCGATGATCTG tATATACCGATTGAAGTCACCAGGGATAACAATATTAAATTGCCTGCAAAAGTGATCCTGTGGGATGAGAGGGATAAAAAATATGACGCATATTTAAAGACGTGGGCTGATGGGCGAACATGGTTGGCTGGAGGATGGCGAAAATTGTGTAAATGGAACCTTGTTCAAGTAAACGACAGGTGCATTTGTGAGTTTGTGCCTTCATTGGGGCCAGAATTGGTCTTGAAGGTCACCATTATTCGAAGAAAGGACTTTGAAGCAGCACAACCAAATTAA
- the LOC115995582 gene encoding uncharacterized protein LOC115995582, translated as MATASASATFSPASAVTGTAIRSSQRRATKVNYISGLNSFGGLKAHNNVSTLGVPVCTDHSFAKIVSSLRDPSRGRGRGGGALSSTCSAVAEIFRIAAIIPGLVLVGVAVGFVLLRLEATLEEAE; from the coding sequence ATGGCAACTGCATCTGCATCGGCTACGTTTTCTCCGGCGAGTGCAGTTACCGGCACGGCCATCAGGTCTTCCCAGAGAAGGGCCACGAAAGTGAATTACATTAGTGGGTTGAACTCGTTTGGAGGGCTTAAGGCGCATAACAATGTATCCACTCTGGGCGTCCCTGTTTGCACTGACCACTCATTTGCTAAGATTGTGAGCTCACTCAGAGACCCGTCACGGGGCAGAGGGAGAGGCGGCGGAGCTCTCTCTTCTACCTGCAGTGCCGTGGCGGAGATTTTCAGGATTGCGGCCATCATCCCTGGGCTTGTTCTGGTTGGGGTTGCCGTCGGCTTTGTTCTCCTTCGCCTCGAAGCTACTCTCGAGGAAGCTGAGTGA